Proteins encoded by one window of Massilia sp. NR 4-1:
- the modA gene encoding molybdate ABC transporter substrate-binding protein: MLKKLCLVTLLAAAGLANAADITVSAAASLTNAFRELSQAYEAANPGDKVLLNFAASDALVQQISKGAPVDVFASADQEAMDKAEGMKLLAAGTRHNFVSNSVVLITPSTSTLALKTLGDLRGADVKRITTGNPASVPIGRYTKQALEKAGVWSNVETKFIFGTSVRQSLDYVARGEVDAGFVYATDVGAQKDKVKAQFTVPTETPVTYPISALSGAANAKGARQFVDFTLSSTGQAILAKYGFGRP, encoded by the coding sequence ATGTTGAAGAAATTGTGTCTTGTTACCCTGCTGGCTGCGGCCGGCCTGGCCAATGCGGCCGACATCACGGTATCGGCGGCTGCCAGCCTGACCAACGCCTTCCGCGAGCTGTCGCAAGCGTATGAGGCGGCCAATCCCGGCGACAAGGTTCTGCTGAACTTCGCCGCTTCCGACGCCCTGGTGCAGCAGATCAGCAAGGGCGCGCCGGTCGACGTCTTCGCCTCCGCCGACCAGGAAGCCATGGACAAGGCCGAGGGCATGAAGCTGCTGGCCGCCGGCACCCGCCACAATTTCGTCAGCAATAGCGTGGTGCTGATCACGCCGTCCACCAGCACCCTGGCGCTGAAAACCCTGGGCGATCTGCGCGGCGCGGACGTCAAGCGCATCACCACCGGCAATCCGGCCAGCGTGCCGATCGGCCGCTACACCAAACAGGCGCTGGAAAAAGCCGGCGTCTGGTCCAATGTGGAAACCAAATTCATCTTCGGCACCTCGGTGCGCCAAAGCCTCGACTACGTGGCGCGCGGCGAGGTCGATGCAGGCTTCGTCTATGCCACCGACGTCGGCGCGCAAAAAGACAAAGTGAAAGCGCAGTTCACCGTGCCGACCGAAACCCCCGTCACCTATCCGATCTCCGCGCTGAGCGGTGCCGCCAACGCCAAGGGCGCGCGCCAGTTCGTCGATTTCACGCTGT
- a CDS encoding GbsR/MarR family transcriptional regulator: protein MNNLTPLAQKFILHFGEMGSRWGINRTVGQIYALLYVSARPLNADEIAEHLAFSRSNVSMGLKELQSWRLVKLLHQPNDRREYFEPPKDVWDIFKALLEERRRREVEPTLSMLRESLLENPASDGDRYAQQRMREMYELIELSSSWFDDVQRLSPDTLASLMKMGSTVKKLLDVGDSVRGKLGFGRAAEAQAQSQADDAGRGSGGGDHP from the coding sequence ATGAACAATCTGACGCCGCTCGCCCAAAAATTCATCCTGCACTTTGGCGAGATGGGTAGCCGCTGGGGCATCAACCGCACCGTGGGCCAGATTTATGCGCTGCTGTATGTCAGTGCGCGGCCGCTGAACGCCGACGAAATCGCCGAGCATCTGGCGTTTTCGCGTTCGAATGTGTCGATGGGCCTCAAAGAGCTGCAATCCTGGCGCCTGGTCAAGCTGCTGCACCAGCCGAACGACCGCCGCGAATATTTCGAGCCGCCCAAGGATGTGTGGGACATCTTCAAAGCCCTGCTGGAAGAGCGCCGCCGGCGCGAGGTCGAACCAACGCTGTCCATGCTGCGTGAATCGCTGCTGGAGAACCCCGCCAGCGACGGCGACCGCTACGCCCAGCAGCGCATGCGCGAAATGTATGAGCTGATCGAGCTGTCCAGCTCCTGGTTCGACGATGTGCAGCGCCTCTCGCCGGACACCCTCGCCTCCCTGATGAAGATGGGCTCCACCGTCAAGAAGCTGCTCGACGTGGGCGACTCCGTGCGCGGCAAATTGGGCTTCGGCCGCGCCGCCGAGGCCCAGGCGCAATCGCAGGCCGATGACGCCGGCCGCGGCTCCGGCGGCGGGGACCACCCATGA
- the cydP gene encoding cytochrome oxidase putative small subunit CydP: MKPPGRYSLAVAITLALIVKVAILYGLWKVFFSEPQTKKMRLPTGQVEKHLLAQPAPVQEIRPKGEK, from the coding sequence ATGAAGCCCCCCGGACGATATTCGCTGGCCGTCGCCATCACGCTGGCACTGATCGTCAAGGTCGCCATCCTGTACGGCTTGTGGAAGGTCTTCTTCTCCGAGCCGCAAACCAAAAAAATGCGTCTGCCGACCGGGCAGGTTGAAAAACACCTGCTGGCGCAACCCGCACCCGTTCAAGAAATCCGCCCGAAAGGTGAAAAATGA